One region of Cheilinus undulatus linkage group 4, ASM1832078v1, whole genome shotgun sequence genomic DNA includes:
- the ednraa gene encoding endothelin receptor type Aa, which yields MSTIMGIPVVHMLLLMACMAASGMCQTNRVEPEEGFLVHSTPHSPAFQSTTSSPSTGPGRFLRDRHAAVPANEGNASITMKQLPMCIEKTTINHYFKYINTVISIVVFVVGLVGNATLLRIIYQHKCMRNGPNALIASLALGDLIYIITDIPITIYKLLAQRFPFVDSPAGLFLCKMVPFLQKASVGITVLNLCALSVDRYRAVASWSRVQGVGIPMLTVIEILSIWLLSLFLAVPEAIGFDIVSFPYRNQNLTTCMLKPRSPFIKFYAEAKDWWLFACYFCVPLACTAIFYTLMTCEMLNHRNGSLRIALSEHLKQRREVAKAVFCLVLIFALCWFPLHLSRILKKMIYFPEDNTRCELFSFLLVLNYLGINLASINSCINPIILYFVSKKFKNCFKSCLCCWCYSENQLSSIGAMNGTSIQCKSPEPNNLLTDRSVRKDSD from the exons ATGTCTACCATAATGGGCATCCCAGTTGTGCATATGTTGCTGCTAATGGCCTGTATGGCAGCCAGTGGTATGTGCCAGACAAACAGAGTCGAACCAGAGGAGGGCTTCCTTGTCCACTCCACCCCCCACTCTCCGGCTTTCCAAAGCACCACCAGCAGCCCCAGCACGGGGCCCGGCCGCTTTCTGAGGGACAGACATGCTGCGGTACCAGCAAACGAAGGAAATGCAAGCATCACTATGAAGCAGCTACCCATGTGCATTGAAAAGACGACCATCAATCACTATTTCAAGTACATCAACACAGTCATTTCCATTGTAGTGTTTGTGGTTGGCCTGGTTGGCAACGCCACTTTGCTGAGGATTATTTACCAGCACAAGTGCATGAGGAATGGGCCCAATGCTCTCATCGCCAGTCTGGCACTTGGAGACCTTATCTACATTATCACTGATATACCCATCACTATATACAAG CTCCTGGCTCAGCGCTTTCCTTTTGTCGACAGTCCTGCTGGCTTGTTTCTGTGTAAAATGGTGCCCTTCCTGCAGAAAGCCTCAGTGGGCATCACTGTTCTGAACCTGTGTGCCCTCAGCGTGGACAG GTACCGGGCTGTTGCATCCTGGAGCAGAGTTCAGGGCGTTGGTATCCCTATGCTTACAGTCATTGAGATTTTGTCTATCTGGTTGCTGTCGCTCTTCCTCGCAGTCCCTGAGGCCATCGGCTTCGACATAGTCAGCTTCCCCTACAGAAACCAAAACCTCACCACCTGCATGCTCAAACCCAGGAGTCCCTTCATTAAG TTCTATGCGGAGGCTAAGGACTGGTGGCTGTTTGCATGCTACTTCTGCGTCCCATTGGCCTGCACTGCGATTTTCTACACTTTGATGACCTGCGAGATGCTCAACCACAGAAATGGCAGCCTTCGGATAGCCCTCAGTGAACACCTCAAACAG aGAAGGGAAGTGGCAAAAGCTGTCTTCTGCCTCGTCCTCATCTTTGCCCTCTGCTGGTTCCCGTTACATCTCAGCCGAATCCTGAAGAAGATGATTTACTTCCCTGAAGATAACACGCGCTGTGAGCTGTTCAG CTTCCTGTTGGTTCTGAATTATCTTGGCATCAACCTTGCATCAATCAACTCCTGCATAAACCCCATAATCCTCTACTTTGTCAGCAAGAAGTTCAAAAACTGCTTTAAG TCTTGTTTGTGCTGTTGGTGTTACTCTGAGAACCAGCTGAGCAGCATCGGAGCTATGAATGGTACCAGTATCCAGTGTAAGAGCCCAGAGCCCAACAACCTTCTGACTGATCGTAGCGTGAGGAAGGACAGCGACTGA